A genome region from Manihot esculenta cultivar AM560-2 chromosome 5, M.esculenta_v8, whole genome shotgun sequence includes the following:
- the LOC122723636 gene encoding F-box/kelch-repeat protein At5g43190-like: MFQLQKNPIKPNSPVSPSKIREQAVMPYKSKSSSLLPDMDPGIWSRLPEELLDLVLSFLPLKTFLNLRSTCKHFSSLVFSPAFMSKHSSSGSPFCSFVLLSHPQFDHCYSLYDSVLGTWRNLTLSLSFLLPSSAVSGNSQSCNLLSSSNGLFCFSIPSSCSFLVCNFLAKTSKVIEFPTYPFAFESLTFVSTPFGYKIFVLCSKFSSISAFIYDSRLNSWQKIDSLEPILRDNCHQGGVFFNGSLHYPTPEPFSVVYLDLDSREWKRFSNKMPEELTFVRLVSDGERKLYMIGGIGRNGISKMMKLWEFCNGENWVEIGSLPEMMCRKFVSVCYHNYEHVYCFWHQGMVCVCCFTWPEILYYKVSRKTWHWLPKCPSLPDKWSCGFRWFSFVPELYASV, encoded by the coding sequence ATGTTTCAGTTACAGAAGAATCCCATCAAACCCAATTCCCCTGTTTCTCCCTCGAAGATCAGAGAACAAGCAGTGATGCCTTACAAATCAAAATCTTCATCATTGTTGCCTGATATGGATCCTGGGATCTGGAGCCGGCTGCCGGAGGAGCTTCTTGATCTTGTATTGTCTTTCTTGCCGCTTAAAACATTCTTGAATCTGAGATCAACGTGTAAGCACTTTAGTTCTCTTGTATTTTCTCCTGCTTTTATGTCCAAACACTCCTCTTCTGGGTCTCCTTTTTGTTCGTTTGTTCTTCTCTCTCACCCTCAGTTTGATCATTGCTACTCTTTATATGATTCTGTGCTTGGCACCTGGCGCAATTTAACTTTATCTCTCTCTTTTTTGCTACCCTCTTCTGCTGTTTCTGGAAATTCACAGTCCTGTAATCTTCTCTCATCTTCTAATGGTCTCTTTTGTTTCTCGATTCCAAGCTCGTGTTCTTTCCTTGTGTGCAATTTCTTGGCCAAAACTTCAAAGGTTATTGAATTCCCAACTTATCCTTTTGCTTTTGAGTCGCTAACTTTTGTTTCAACCCCATTTGGGTACAAAATCTTCGTATTATGCTCCAAGTTTTCATCAATTTCAGCTTTTATTTACGATTCAAGACTCAATTCTTGGCAAAAAATTGATAGCCTTGAGCCAATTCTAAGGGACAATTGTCATCAAGGAGGTGTGTTCTTTAATGGGTCATTGCATTATCCCACTCCAGAGCCATTTTCAGTAGTGTACCTTGATTTGGATAGCAGAGAATGGAAGAGATTTAGCAACAAAATGCCAGAAGAGCTGACATTTGTAAGATTGGTGAGCGATGGAGAAAGGAAACTGTATATGATTGGTGGGATTGGGAGAAATGGGATATCAAAGATGATGAAATTGTGGGAGTTTTGTAATGGAGAGAATTGGGTGGAAATTGGAAGTTTGCCTGAAATGATGTGTAGAAAATTTGTATCAGTTTGCTACCATAATTATGAGCATGTGTATTGTTTTTGGCATCAGGGGATGGTCTGTGTTTGCTGCTTTACATGGCCAGAGATTTTGTATTACAAGGTTTCAAGGAAGACGTGGCATTGGCTGCCTAAATGCCCTTCATTGCCTGATAAATGGAGCTGTGGCTTCAGGTGGTTTTCTTTTGTTCCAGAGCTTTATGCTTCAGTTTGA